One part of the Nocardia higoensis genome encodes these proteins:
- a CDS encoding NAD-dependent epimerase/dehydratase family protein, with amino-acid sequence MRIFLAGATGVLGTRLLPLLTAAGHRVAGMTRSVSRTAAIVAAGGQPVVCDVYHLSALTAAVVNFRPDLVMHQLTDLPDDPAQLAERAEANARMRTEGTANLIAAATAARAPRFLAQSIAWVPQGHAEALAAHERAVLDFGGVVVRYGQFYGPGTFYETEPPGHPRIHVDDAAARTIPLLEAPSGVVVLAEPQD; translated from the coding sequence GTGCGGATCTTTCTGGCCGGTGCCACCGGTGTGCTGGGAACACGCCTGCTCCCTCTGCTGACCGCAGCGGGCCATCGAGTCGCGGGCATGACCCGGTCGGTGAGCCGGACCGCGGCGATCGTGGCGGCGGGCGGGCAGCCTGTCGTCTGCGATGTCTACCACCTGAGCGCGTTGACCGCGGCGGTGGTGAACTTCCGGCCCGACCTGGTGATGCACCAGCTCACCGACCTACCCGACGATCCAGCGCAGCTGGCCGAACGGGCCGAGGCGAACGCCAGGATGCGCACCGAGGGCACGGCCAACCTGATCGCGGCGGCCACGGCGGCGCGCGCGCCACGCTTCCTCGCGCAGAGCATCGCGTGGGTTCCGCAGGGGCATGCCGAGGCGCTGGCGGCACACGAACGAGCGGTGCTGGACTTCGGGGGAGTGGTGGTCAGGTACGGCCAGTTCTACGGGCCGGGCACCTTCTACGAGACCGAGCCGCCCGGACATCCGCGCATCCACGTGGACGACGCGGCGGCCCGCACGATCCCGTTGCTCGAAGCGCCGAGCGGTGTGGTGGTGCTGGCCGAGCCGCAGGACTGA
- a CDS encoding NADAR family protein: MYSKQWLLDELGRGERAKYLFFWGHQPKADGGAGAHCLSQWWPSAFEVDGLRFRTTEHFMMWRKARMFGDERAAEQVLAAEHPGQAKKIGRTVAGFDEQRWERARFEVVVAGNVAKFGQEQQLSAYLAGTGDRVLVEASPVDPIWGIGLAADDPAAAEPATWPGLNLLGFALMAARDVLTGRVDPAAATERSA, from the coding sequence ATGTATTCGAAGCAGTGGTTGCTCGACGAACTCGGGCGTGGTGAACGGGCGAAGTACCTGTTCTTCTGGGGCCATCAACCGAAGGCCGACGGTGGTGCCGGAGCACACTGCCTGAGCCAGTGGTGGCCGTCGGCGTTCGAGGTGGACGGGTTGCGCTTCCGCACGACCGAGCACTTCATGATGTGGCGCAAGGCGCGCATGTTCGGTGACGAGCGAGCGGCCGAACAGGTGCTGGCAGCCGAACATCCGGGGCAGGCGAAGAAGATCGGGCGCACGGTCGCCGGCTTCGACGAACAGCGCTGGGAGCGGGCTCGGTTCGAGGTGGTCGTCGCGGGGAACGTCGCCAAATTCGGTCAGGAACAGCAGTTGTCCGCCTATCTCGCGGGCACCGGCGATCGGGTGCTGGTCGAGGCGAGTCCGGTCGATCCGATCTGGGGGATCGGGCTGGCCGCCGACGATCCGGCGGCCGCCGAGCCCGCCACGTGGCCGGGGCTGAACCTGCTCGGGTTCGCGCTGATGGCGGCGCGTGACGTGCTGACCGGTCGCGTCGATCCGGCCGCGGCTACGGAGCGCAGCGCATAA
- a CDS encoding thioesterase family protein produces the protein MLGFFTRQGEDFLPTELSVSWWSPNQLSGVPVCGLLGLALEQHCPQGFLPARMTVDLYQPVFAAPTRVRTEVVRQGSRIVVADAWIVQDGQDRVRATAVFLRRSEQPPGTVWSPAPDLPVPPEGCLSPDGARPLFKCGAADWTGDFAVAQNAERKASWHSMPSLVAGTQMTPFQRAAITADTANQVCHWGSAGAGYINADVTLTLSRLPVGYEIGMRADNTFADAGISVGTAVMYDRSGPLGTCAVTTLSNAKRQIDFAASEDRVILK, from the coding sequence GTGCTCGGATTCTTCACCAGGCAGGGCGAGGACTTCCTGCCCACGGAGCTGTCGGTCAGCTGGTGGTCGCCGAATCAGTTGAGCGGCGTGCCGGTGTGCGGGCTGCTGGGGTTGGCACTCGAGCAGCACTGCCCGCAGGGTTTCCTGCCCGCGCGGATGACGGTGGATCTGTATCAGCCGGTGTTCGCCGCGCCGACGCGGGTGCGGACCGAGGTGGTGCGGCAGGGATCGCGGATCGTGGTCGCTGACGCCTGGATCGTGCAGGACGGACAGGATCGCGTGCGGGCCACAGCGGTGTTCCTGCGCCGGAGCGAACAGCCCCCGGGCACGGTCTGGTCACCGGCGCCGGACCTGCCGGTGCCACCGGAGGGATGCCTGTCGCCGGACGGGGCGCGACCACTGTTCAAGTGCGGTGCGGCCGACTGGACCGGCGATTTCGCCGTCGCCCAGAATGCCGAGCGCAAGGCGTCGTGGCACAGTATGCCGTCGCTGGTGGCGGGTACGCAGATGACGCCGTTCCAGCGGGCGGCGATCACCGCGGATACCGCGAATCAGGTGTGCCACTGGGGAAGCGCGGGCGCGGGCTACATCAACGCCGATGTGACCCTGACACTGTCGCGGCTGCCCGTCGGGTACGAGATCGGCATGAGAGCCGACAACACCTTCGCCGACGCGGGCATCTCCGTCGGCACCGCGGTCATGTACGACCGCTCGGGCCCGCTGGGCACCTGCGCGGTGACGACACTGTCGAACGCGAAACGTCAGATCGACTTCGCCGCCTCCGAGGACCGCGTCATCCTGAAATGA